The following coding sequences are from one Arthrobacter sp. 24S4-2 window:
- a CDS encoding hotdog fold thioesterase, which produces MAELTIPGATHQILKDDYASEWMGIEVLKLDDGHATIRMTLRQEMLNGFGMAHGGMIFAFGDTAFALACNPASPPPGAAGAGADSITVAAGVDINFLKPAYSGQVITAVANRRAHSGRSGLYDIQIYAADPNTAGPHAAAGSPADSSAGAAETDTPGELIAEFRGRSRTISKK; this is translated from the coding sequence ATGGCTGAACTAACCATTCCCGGGGCGACCCACCAGATCCTGAAAGACGACTATGCCTCCGAGTGGATGGGCATCGAAGTCCTCAAGCTGGACGACGGGCACGCCACCATCCGCATGACGCTCCGGCAGGAAATGCTCAACGGCTTTGGCATGGCCCACGGCGGAATGATCTTCGCCTTCGGTGACACCGCCTTCGCCCTCGCCTGCAACCCCGCCAGCCCGCCACCCGGCGCAGCAGGGGCCGGGGCCGACAGCATCACCGTGGCCGCCGGCGTCGACATCAACTTCCTCAAGCCCGCCTACAGCGGCCAGGTGATCACCGCCGTCGCCAACCGCCGAGCCCATTCGGGCCGCAGCGGCCTGTACGACATCCAGATCTACGCCGCAGACCCGAATACTGCTGGCCCGCACGCAGCAGCCGGCTCGCCCGCGGATTCCTCCGCCGGCGCTGCCGAAACCGACACCCCGGGCGAACTCATCGCCGAGTTCCGCGGCCGCAGCCGCACCATCTCCAAGAAATAG
- the paaK gene encoding phenylacetate--CoA ligase PaaK: MTLHATEPAAATDAVLDPEETMSRDELEVLQLSRLQHTVAYAYDRVPLYKRKFDAAGIHPTDLRELADLGNFPFTTKEDLRQEYPFGMFAVPQNEVARIHASSGTTGRPTVVGYTKKDLADWAKLVARCLRASGVRPGMKVHNAYGYGLFTGGLGAHAGAEALGCTVIPMSGGQTERQIQMIQDFEPDVILATPTYLLTIADAMAHMGIDPTSTSLKYAVLGAEPWTQEMRHELEVTMNIKACDIYGLSEVMGPGVAGEAVETQDGSHIWEDHFRPEIIDPFNPAPGKENVLGDGEHGELVFTSLTKEALPIIRYRTKDLTRLLPGTARPAHRRMGRITGRSDDMIILRGVNLFPSQIEEIALRIPELSPHFQLELTRPEGQRMDQLTVKIERRDTVTYEASTTAARTLREQIKIHVGSSCTVDVVAPGSLERSNGKLRRIYDLRPKG, translated from the coding sequence ATGACCCTCCACGCCACTGAACCAGCCGCCGCCACCGACGCCGTGCTGGACCCCGAAGAAACCATGTCCCGCGACGAACTGGAGGTTCTCCAGCTCAGCAGGCTTCAGCACACCGTCGCCTACGCCTACGACCGCGTCCCGCTGTACAAGCGCAAATTCGACGCGGCCGGCATCCACCCCACGGACCTCCGGGAACTGGCGGACCTGGGCAACTTCCCCTTCACCACCAAGGAGGACCTGCGCCAGGAATACCCGTTCGGCATGTTCGCGGTGCCGCAGAACGAGGTGGCCCGGATCCACGCCAGCTCCGGCACCACCGGACGCCCCACCGTGGTGGGCTACACCAAGAAGGACCTCGCCGACTGGGCCAAGCTCGTGGCCCGATGCCTCCGCGCCTCCGGCGTCCGGCCCGGCATGAAGGTCCACAACGCCTACGGCTATGGCCTCTTCACCGGCGGGCTTGGCGCCCACGCCGGTGCCGAAGCGCTGGGCTGCACCGTGATCCCCATGTCCGGCGGCCAGACGGAACGCCAGATCCAGATGATCCAGGACTTCGAGCCGGACGTCATCCTGGCCACCCCCACCTACCTGCTCACCATCGCCGACGCGATGGCACACATGGGCATCGACCCCACGTCCACCTCGCTCAAGTACGCCGTGCTCGGCGCCGAGCCATGGACGCAGGAGATGCGCCACGAGCTTGAGGTCACCATGAACATCAAGGCGTGCGACATCTACGGCCTGTCCGAGGTCATGGGGCCCGGCGTGGCCGGCGAAGCCGTGGAGACCCAGGACGGCAGCCACATCTGGGAGGACCACTTCCGCCCGGAGATCATCGACCCCTTCAACCCTGCGCCCGGCAAGGAGAACGTCCTGGGCGATGGCGAGCACGGCGAACTGGTCTTCACCTCGCTCACCAAGGAAGCCCTGCCGATCATCCGCTACCGCACCAAGGACCTCACGCGCCTGCTCCCGGGCACCGCGCGGCCGGCACACCGCCGGATGGGCCGCATCACCGGCCGCAGCGACGACATGATCATCCTCCGCGGTGTGAACCTGTTCCCCTCGCAGATCGAGGAGATCGCCCTCCGCATCCCCGAGCTCAGCCCGCACTTCCAGCTGGAACTCACGCGCCCGGAGGGCCAGCGGATGGATCAGCTCACGGTGAAGATCGAGCGCCGTGACACCGTCACCTACGAGGCAAGCACGACGGCGGCCCGCACCCTGCGCGAGCAGATCAAGATCCACGTGGGTTCTTCGTGCACGGTTGACGTGGTTGCTCCGGGCTCGCTGGAGCGTTCAAACGGCAAGCTGCGCCGGATCTACGACCTGCGCCCCAAGGGCTAA
- a CDS encoding TetR/AcrR family transcriptional regulator yields MSTTDAPTKRGRPGYDQQSVLQIAVEVFNRHGYDATSMGILAENLGISKSAIYHHVPSKGDLLKLALDHALGGLEAILDQPEAQSGSADARLEFVLRQTISVLVERLPFVTLLLRLRGNTDIERNAMERRRTFDHKVAALISAARDEGSLREDIDPRTVTRLLFGTINSIVEWYKPSGSLSPEKLADDVITMAFKGLNAPR; encoded by the coding sequence ATGTCCACAACTGATGCACCCACCAAACGCGGCCGCCCCGGATACGACCAGCAGTCGGTGCTGCAGATCGCCGTCGAGGTCTTCAACCGCCACGGCTACGACGCCACGTCCATGGGTATCCTTGCCGAAAACCTGGGCATCTCCAAGTCCGCCATCTACCACCATGTGCCGTCCAAGGGGGATCTCCTCAAGCTGGCCCTCGACCACGCCCTTGGCGGCCTCGAGGCCATACTGGACCAGCCGGAGGCCCAGTCCGGAAGCGCCGACGCGCGCCTGGAGTTCGTCCTCCGCCAGACCATCTCCGTGCTGGTGGAACGGCTCCCGTTCGTAACGCTGCTGCTCCGCCTGCGCGGCAACACGGATATCGAGCGCAACGCCATGGAACGCCGCCGCACCTTCGACCACAAGGTGGCTGCACTGATCTCCGCGGCCCGCGACGAAGGCTCCCTCCGCGAGGACATTGACCCCCGCACGGTCACCCGGCTCCTGTTCGGCACCATCAACTCGATTGTTGAGTGGTACAAGCCGAGCGGTTCGCTGTCGCCCGAAAAACTGGCCGACGACGTCATCACTATGGCATTCAAAGGTCTCAACGCGCCACGCTGA
- a CDS encoding DUF427 domain-containing protein, translated as MATKLSEVIFGTFPQLRYQPTAKRVRAMVGGNAVVDTVYALLVWEPKRVTPIFAVPEVDLQAELTLPALQAGDVAEHGFRMGQDGPPALDPRTGFGRHTTSGEELDVVTSEVRLPRAAFRPTDPDLAGYVALDFKAFDWLEDDEEIIGHPRDPFHRVDIRASSLAVDVRLDDVTLATTNGAQLLYETMLPVRYYIPPADVRLDLMEASPKKTVCPYKGTASYWTYPQSENGKNIAWMYDPRFRDAAQIHGLVSFFNERVDITVDGVRQERPVTPWSVALSESP; from the coding sequence ATGGCAACGAAGTTATCCGAAGTTATCTTCGGTACATTCCCCCAGCTGCGCTACCAGCCCACGGCGAAAAGGGTCCGCGCCATGGTAGGCGGGAACGCCGTCGTCGACACCGTTTATGCCTTGCTGGTCTGGGAGCCCAAACGGGTAACCCCCATTTTCGCCGTGCCCGAAGTGGACCTGCAGGCCGAGCTGACGCTGCCGGCCCTGCAGGCCGGTGATGTCGCGGAACACGGATTCAGGATGGGCCAGGACGGACCGCCGGCGCTGGATCCGCGGACTGGCTTCGGGCGGCACACCACCTCCGGCGAGGAGCTCGACGTCGTAACCTCCGAGGTGAGGTTGCCCCGCGCGGCCTTCCGGCCGACCGATCCGGACCTTGCCGGATACGTGGCGCTGGATTTCAAAGCCTTCGACTGGTTGGAGGACGACGAGGAGATCATCGGCCATCCCCGTGATCCGTTCCACCGGGTGGACATCCGCGCGTCGTCGCTCGCGGTTGATGTGAGGCTCGACGACGTGACGCTGGCAACCACGAACGGCGCGCAGCTGCTCTACGAAACCATGCTTCCGGTGCGTTATTACATTCCCCCGGCCGACGTCCGCCTGGACCTCATGGAAGCCAGCCCCAAGAAGACGGTGTGCCCCTACAAGGGGACGGCGAGCTATTGGACCTACCCGCAGTCCGAAAACGGGAAGAACATCGCCTGGATGTACGACCCCCGTTTCCGTGACGCCGCGCAGATCCACGGGCTGGTCAGTTTCTTCAATGAGCGGGTGGACATCACGGTGGACGGCGTCCGGCAGGAACGGCCAGTCACGCCGTGGTCCGTGGCGTTGTCGGAATCGCCGTGA
- a CDS encoding VOC family protein codes for MTLVLNTATTVLPVDDKERARRFYAETLGLPHRGVADDGSELFGSGDGPMLQLMPVKDGKHSDHTTLSFEVRDIERTVQDMEARGIRFQDYDLPDLKTENHICSTEHEKCAWFMDTENNILCIHETFGQQAEYQL; via the coding sequence ATGACCCTAGTATTGAACACAGCCACAACCGTCCTGCCCGTGGATGACAAAGAGCGCGCCCGCCGTTTCTACGCGGAAACTCTTGGACTTCCCCATCGTGGCGTGGCAGACGACGGAAGCGAATTGTTTGGCAGCGGCGACGGCCCCATGCTGCAGCTGATGCCCGTGAAGGATGGCAAGCACTCCGATCACACAACCCTTAGCTTTGAGGTCCGCGACATCGAGCGTACTGTCCAGGATATGGAAGCCAGGGGCATCAGGTTCCAGGATTACGATCTCCCTGACCTGAAGACGGAGAACCACATCTGTTCCACCGAACATGAGAAGTGCGCATGGTTCATGGACACCGAGAACAACATTCTGTGCATCCATGAGACCTTTGGGCAGCAGGCGGAGTACCAGCTCTAA
- the paaZ gene encoding phenylacetic acid degradation bifunctional protein PaaZ, with protein sequence MTTTATAPKSSLDTVETVPSFVRDAWWTPDAGAAASAVPVLDASTGELLAKVSTEGLDLADVVDYGRTTGQKELGTLTFHQRALKLKELAQYLNARREHFYELSAQTGATKIDSMVDIDGGIGVLFTFGSKGRRELPNSQVVVDGPMEVLSRDGSFAGEHIYTRIPGVAVQINAFNFPVWGMLEKFAPAFIAGVPTIVKPATPTGYVAAAVVKAMIESNILPKGSLQLISGSARTILDHLDYRDLVAFTGSASTANSLKSHPNVVKGGVRFTSETDSLNAAILGPDAVKGTPEFDAFIKSVVTEMTVKAGQKCTSIRRTIVPQELVSDVVAAVGARIEERVVLGDPRAEGVTMGALASLEQLADVRAAVQSMLDAGGELAYGTLDSPKVTKADGGVGVVESGAFMSPVLLSWADAEAEEVHSLEAFGPVSSVIGYTDLADAVRLAARGGGSLVASVCTNDPAVARELVTGIAAHHGRVLMLNREDARSSTGHGSPVPHLVHGGPGRAGGGEELGGIRSVMHHMQRTAIQGSPNMLTAVTGVWHTGADRNFTVETEGTHPFRKSLETLRIGDAVRSGLRQVTLEDITAFANSTGDTFYAHTNQEAAEANPFFPGIVAHGYLLLSWAAGLFVEPAPGPVLANSGLENLRFITPVAAGDSIRVTLTAKKITPRETDEYGEVAWDAVITNQNDEIVANYDVLTLVEK encoded by the coding sequence ATGACCACCACTGCAACTGCTCCGAAATCCTCACTGGACACCGTGGAGACCGTCCCCAGTTTCGTCCGGGACGCCTGGTGGACGCCCGACGCCGGAGCGGCGGCCTCCGCCGTCCCCGTCCTGGATGCCAGCACCGGCGAGCTCCTCGCCAAGGTGAGCACCGAAGGACTGGACCTTGCCGACGTCGTGGATTACGGCCGCACTACCGGCCAGAAGGAGCTTGGCACGCTGACCTTCCACCAGCGCGCCCTCAAGCTGAAGGAACTGGCGCAGTACCTGAACGCGCGCCGCGAACACTTCTACGAGCTGTCCGCGCAGACCGGCGCCACCAAGATCGACTCCATGGTGGACATCGACGGCGGCATCGGCGTGCTGTTCACGTTCGGGTCCAAGGGCCGCCGCGAGCTGCCCAACTCCCAGGTGGTGGTCGATGGCCCCATGGAGGTGCTGTCCCGGGACGGCTCCTTCGCCGGTGAGCACATCTACACGCGCATCCCCGGGGTGGCCGTGCAGATCAACGCCTTCAACTTCCCGGTCTGGGGCATGCTGGAGAAGTTTGCGCCCGCGTTCATCGCCGGCGTTCCCACCATCGTCAAGCCGGCCACACCCACCGGGTACGTGGCTGCGGCCGTCGTCAAGGCCATGATCGAGTCCAACATCCTGCCCAAGGGATCCCTCCAGCTCATCTCCGGCTCGGCCCGCACAATCCTGGACCACCTCGATTACCGCGACCTCGTGGCCTTCACCGGCTCGGCGTCCACGGCCAACTCGCTGAAGTCACACCCGAACGTCGTGAAGGGCGGGGTCCGGTTCACCTCGGAGACGGACTCGCTCAACGCCGCCATCCTCGGCCCGGACGCGGTGAAGGGCACCCCGGAATTCGACGCTTTCATCAAGTCCGTGGTCACCGAAATGACAGTCAAGGCCGGCCAGAAGTGCACCTCCATTCGGCGCACCATCGTGCCGCAGGAGTTGGTGTCCGACGTCGTTGCCGCCGTGGGTGCGCGCATCGAGGAACGCGTGGTGCTGGGTGACCCCCGCGCCGAGGGCGTCACCATGGGTGCCCTGGCTTCGCTCGAGCAGCTGGCCGATGTCCGCGCTGCTGTGCAGTCCATGCTCGATGCCGGCGGCGAGCTCGCGTACGGCACGCTCGATTCGCCCAAGGTGACCAAGGCAGACGGGGGAGTGGGCGTCGTCGAGAGCGGTGCCTTTATGTCCCCGGTTCTGCTCAGCTGGGCGGACGCCGAGGCCGAGGAAGTCCACTCGCTGGAGGCCTTCGGGCCGGTTTCCTCGGTGATCGGCTACACGGACCTTGCCGACGCCGTCCGTCTCGCCGCCCGCGGTGGCGGCTCGCTGGTTGCCTCGGTGTGTACCAACGATCCGGCCGTGGCACGGGAGCTGGTCACCGGGATCGCCGCGCACCACGGCCGCGTGCTCATGCTCAACCGCGAGGACGCCCGCAGCTCCACCGGCCACGGCTCACCGGTCCCGCACCTGGTGCACGGCGGGCCGGGACGTGCCGGCGGCGGCGAAGAACTGGGCGGCATCCGCTCCGTGATGCACCACATGCAGCGCACCGCCATCCAGGGCTCGCCCAACATGCTCACCGCCGTCACAGGCGTCTGGCACACGGGCGCGGACCGCAACTTCACCGTGGAGACCGAGGGCACGCACCCGTTCCGGAAGTCCCTGGAGACGCTGCGGATCGGCGACGCCGTCCGTTCCGGGCTGCGGCAGGTCACGCTGGAGGACATCACCGCGTTCGCCAACTCCACGGGCGACACCTTCTACGCGCACACCAACCAGGAAGCCGCGGAGGCCAACCCGTTCTTTCCCGGCATCGTGGCGCACGGCTACCTGCTGCTCAGCTGGGCTGCCGGGCTGTTCGTCGAGCCCGCTCCGGGCCCCGTGCTGGCGAACTCAGGCCTCGAGAACCTGCGCTTCATCACTCCTGTTGCCGCAGGGGATTCCATCCGCGTCACCCTGACCGCGAAGAAGATCACCCCTCGCGAGACCGACGAATACGGCGAGGTGGCCTGGGACGCCGTCATCACCAACCAGAACGACGAAATCGTAGCCAATTACGACGTCCTCACCCTGGTCGAAAAGTAA
- a CDS encoding PaaI family thioesterase, whose translation MQPETGSPELWKITLGELDEKMGVKIVEESVERVVATMPVEGNRQSFGLLHGGASLAVGEAVGSWAAVIHASTLGKTAVGVDVSATHHKSAREGHITITATPIHLGGTLTTHEVLLTNDAGQRLCTLRITNLLLDRKG comes from the coding sequence ATGCAGCCTGAAACCGGCAGCCCGGAACTGTGGAAGATCACCCTCGGCGAACTCGACGAGAAGATGGGCGTGAAAATCGTCGAGGAATCCGTAGAGCGCGTGGTCGCCACGATGCCGGTGGAGGGCAACCGGCAGTCGTTCGGGCTGCTCCACGGCGGTGCATCCCTGGCCGTGGGCGAGGCCGTGGGGTCCTGGGCAGCCGTGATCCACGCCAGCACGCTGGGCAAGACCGCCGTGGGCGTGGACGTCTCCGCCACCCACCATAAATCCGCGCGCGAAGGCCACATCACCATCACGGCCACGCCCATCCACCTGGGCGGAACGCTGACCACGCACGAGGTCCTGCTCACCAACGACGCCGGCCAGCGGCTGTGCACCCTGCGGATCACCAACCTGCTCCTGGACAGGAAAGGCTGA